A single region of the Dehalococcoidales bacterium genome encodes:
- a CDS encoding ROK family protein has translation MSLREVGEQERPVLTIDVGGTKIIAALVSAQGEMIAREYFSTLADEGTAAVIDRIIAAVNRLLKLNKMTLSLINSISIAAAGIIDMDRGVITVSPNLPGWHDVPLRDVIAERCKVSVFLLNDASAAALAEHRLGAGREVNNLIFITVSTGIGGGIIVDGKLYLGASGGAGEIGHMTIDVNGPRCLCGNNGCLEVLSSGTAIAREAMARIRHGEKSSLTAMAGGNLENVTAEEVSLAAQDGDSLALAVIERSARYLGAGLVNLVHIFNPEMIVVGGGVSKMGDLLLEPVRQTVDERAFPLLAQGVRIVPARLGDDAGAFGAALFAFQQR, from the coding sequence TTGAGTCTGCGGGAAGTAGGTGAACAGGAACGGCCGGTTTTAACTATCGATGTGGGCGGTACCAAGATAATCGCTGCCCTCGTTTCGGCACAGGGCGAGATGATAGCCAGAGAGTATTTCTCCACTTTAGCAGATGAAGGAACGGCGGCCGTGATTGACCGCATAATCGCGGCGGTAAACCGTCTCCTTAAGCTGAACAAAATGACCTTGTCCCTGATAAATAGTATCAGCATTGCCGCGGCGGGCATTATCGATATGGACAGGGGCGTGATAACCGTGTCGCCCAATCTCCCCGGCTGGCATGACGTTCCGCTGAGGGACGTTATCGCCGAAAGGTGTAAAGTCAGCGTCTTTCTGCTCAATGACGCCAGCGCTGCCGCTTTAGCCGAGCACCGGCTTGGCGCCGGGAGGGAGGTCAACAACCTTATCTTCATTACGGTGAGCACCGGCATCGGCGGCGGTATCATTGTGGACGGAAAGCTGTATCTCGGCGCCTCCGGTGGCGCCGGTGAGATCGGGCATATGACTATTGATGTTAACGGCCCGCGCTGTCTCTGTGGCAATAATGGCTGTCTGGAGGTGCTGTCCTCGGGTACGGCTATCGCCAGGGAGGCGATGGCGCGTATCCGCCACGGGGAAAAGTCATCGCTTACCGCTATGGCTGGTGGTAATCTGGAGAACGTCACCGCCGAAGAGGTATCGCTGGCGGCTCAGGACGGGGATTCTCTGGCTCTGGCTGTTATTGAGCGGAGCGCCCGTTATCTGGGGGCTGGACTGGTAAACCTGGTACATATCTTTAACCCGGAAATGATTGTGGTCGGTGGAGGGGTGTCCAAGATGGGAGACCTGCTGCTGGAACCGGTCAGGCAAACGGTAGACGAAAGGGCTTTCCCTCTACTGGCTCAGGGAGTGCGCATTGTTCCGGCGCGGCTCGGGGATGATGCCGGAGCGTTCGGCGCGGCCCTTTTCGCTTTCCAGCAAAGGTAA
- a CDS encoding patatin-like phospholipase family protein, with translation MTETTLLKADAVFEGGGVKGIGLVGAIAVAEERGIAWQNVAGTSAGAIVATLIAAGYNAGEMKEILTDLDYDNFKDQSIIDRIPRVGPLISIIFEKGLYEGKFFQKWMGDLLKAKNITTFGDLLIPGEKADKYRFKLRVIASDITEGNMLVLPQDIANYGVRPEDLNVAFAVRMSMSIPLFYEPVKLQNMKTGHTSYIVDGGVLSNFPVWLFDSVGSPPEWPTFGFKLVEPEEGTPRHIGGPISLLAALFSTMMEAHDARYIKDQDFVRTIAIPTLGVNTTEFDISRERSDALFQSGRQAADEFFSTWDPQQYINKYRKGEAPGERGVQLRT, from the coding sequence ATGACAGAAACAACTTTATTAAAAGCTGACGCCGTCTTTGAAGGAGGTGGCGTCAAGGGCATCGGGTTAGTCGGGGCAATCGCTGTCGCTGAAGAGAGAGGGATTGCCTGGCAAAATGTAGCCGGCACTTCCGCCGGGGCCATAGTCGCCACTTTGATTGCGGCAGGTTACAATGCGGGAGAAATGAAGGAGATACTCACCGATCTGGACTATGATAATTTCAAAGACCAGAGCATCATCGACAGGATTCCGAGGGTGGGTCCGCTGATCAGCATTATTTTTGAGAAAGGACTTTATGAGGGTAAATTCTTCCAGAAATGGATGGGGGATTTACTCAAGGCGAAGAATATCACCACGTTCGGCGACCTCCTGATACCGGGGGAGAAAGCAGACAAATACCGCTTTAAGCTCAGGGTTATCGCCTCGGATATAACTGAGGGGAATATGCTGGTACTTCCTCAAGATATAGCCAACTATGGCGTAAGGCCGGAGGACCTGAATGTAGCTTTTGCCGTCAGGATGAGCATGAGTATTCCCCTCTTCTACGAACCGGTAAAACTTCAGAACATGAAGACAGGCCATACCAGCTACATAGTGGACGGCGGAGTTCTGAGCAATTTTCCGGTATGGTTATTTGACAGCGTAGGCAGCCCGCCGGAATGGCCAACCTTTGGCTTCAAGCTTGTTGAGCCGGAAGAAGGCACCCCACGTCATATCGGCGGACCGATAAGCCTGCTGGCAGCATTGTTCAGTACCATGATGGAAGCCCACGATGCCCGCTATATCAAAGACCAGGACTTCGTCAGGACGATTGCGATTCCGACGCTGGGAGTCAATACCACAGAGTTCGATATTTCCCGCGAGAGGAGTGATGCGCTTTTCCAGTCCGGACGGCAGGCCGCAGACGAGTTCTTCTCGACCTGGGACCCTCAGCAATATATCAACAAATATCGCAAAGGGGAAGCCCCAGGTGAGAGAGGCGTCCAGCTCAGGACTTAG
- a CDS encoding CARDB domain-containing protein, whose translation MSEENLKNSVKEPVKRLTAELVSGIVFRVTKAGTKRTVNDLKRELNKAAADKLQKRLETISDRKIENLVNENTESTTSKITQEGVPKEQIIRDIEEGLRKRLKDRLTRIGKSPVSKGLAISAVLVIAIGTIVAAATLLSEPDDTIPPELELYISAEAPQPGERVTFTVEAYDDSEIGWIELVVNGELVEEGDLSPMVFTGGPYEEGAIVMYSASAYDVTGNMAWSGERTFQVAVSRKAPDLVILEVSHEWLDIKAGLCLIRYVIQNRGDNEAGRSLTVLRYNGEIIGEDIVPVMKPGEIVERVFSPVELSPAGFTVDLCSDFEDIIEETDENNNCFSYVT comes from the coding sequence ATGTCAGAAGAGAATCTCAAAAACAGCGTTAAGGAACCGGTAAAGAGACTGACAGCGGAATTGGTCAGCGGTATTGTATTTCGCGTAACGAAAGCCGGGACGAAACGGACAGTAAACGATCTGAAGAGAGAACTCAACAAAGCCGCCGCAGATAAATTGCAGAAACGGCTGGAGACAATATCCGATCGTAAGATAGAAAACCTCGTAAACGAGAACACGGAGAGCACCACCAGCAAAATAACTCAGGAAGGCGTCCCGAAAGAGCAAATCATCAGGGATATTGAAGAGGGATTAAGGAAGCGATTGAAAGACCGGCTTACCCGCATTGGGAAGTCGCCTGTATCAAAAGGACTGGCTATCAGCGCCGTACTCGTCATTGCCATCGGCACAATTGTGGCCGCGGCAACACTGCTATCAGAGCCCGATGATACCATTCCACCTGAACTGGAACTATACATATCGGCCGAAGCTCCACAACCAGGCGAGAGAGTAACCTTTACCGTGGAAGCGTATGATGATTCTGAGATAGGCTGGATAGAGCTAGTTGTTAATGGGGAATTAGTCGAAGAGGGTGACTTATCTCCGATGGTCTTTACCGGCGGACCTTATGAGGAAGGAGCCATAGTGATGTACAGTGCCAGCGCCTATGATGTAACGGGCAACATGGCATGGAGTGGAGAGCGGACTTTTCAGGTAGCTGTATCCAGGAAGGCACCGGATTTAGTGATATTGGAAGTATCGCATGAATGGCTCGATATAAAAGCGGGTCTTTGCCTTATCCGGTATGTTATACAGAACCGGGGAGACAATGAAGCAGGCCGGAGCTTGACCGTTCTCCGTTATAATGGTGAGATTATAGGTGAGGATATAGTCCCGGTTATGAAACCCGGGGAGATAGTAGAAAGAGTATTTTCACCAGTCGAGTTGTCTCCTGCCGGGTTTACTGTAGACCTTTGTTCTGATTTTGAGGATATAATCGAAGAAACCGATGAGAACAATAACTGCTTTAGTTATGTAACCTAG
- a CDS encoding PqqD family peptide modification chaperone: MFDLESVPYFPLKVEEGKENWLFTNPISGRVDEVNNAAAQLLKRCDGYRTFQEIIAELVSSYRTDRSVVLEAALPLLHKLTEEGVLWWRNRRMHLWDIPAPLAVLWDITGNCNLHCRHCVVDSDSSRTDGLTLAECFRLIDEMASFGVRQLIISGGEPTLRPDFLDICAYAAERGLSLQVATNATRINRNAASALAEFRVMAQVSLDAATPSIHDDFRQSPGAWKRCVRGVRHLLAAGIEVTLAATVTTQNIENIPNLYNFAAELGVATFRILPFVPGGRGLQSRQLEVSPEQMRRLTLLLNRLREEKKLTIAPMEFECTLSPPPPAPNSDELHIGCDGAISYCTINSSGDVLPCNFFTGVEADNVKNHSFEWIWRNSIFLNYFRSLVTGDIEGYCQSCEWLGSCRGSCLAANFTRGNIFQSNCHCWLVNGQPEPVAPSGESFSLSRTPMR, translated from the coding sequence ATGTTTGACTTAGAATCGGTGCCATATTTTCCGCTCAAAGTGGAAGAAGGTAAAGAGAACTGGCTGTTTACCAATCCTATTAGCGGCCGGGTGGACGAGGTCAATAACGCTGCTGCCCAGCTACTAAAGCGATGCGATGGATATCGTACCTTTCAGGAGATTATTGCCGAACTTGTTTCCAGTTACCGCACTGACCGTTCTGTTGTACTGGAAGCAGCTCTCCCCCTCCTTCACAAACTGACCGAAGAAGGAGTTCTCTGGTGGCGGAACCGCCGCATGCACTTGTGGGACATTCCCGCGCCCCTGGCGGTACTCTGGGACATCACCGGCAACTGCAATCTGCACTGCCGTCATTGCGTGGTTGATAGTGATTCATCCCGTACAGATGGGTTGACACTCGCTGAATGCTTTCGCCTGATAGACGAAATGGCCAGTTTCGGGGTACGTCAACTGATAATCAGCGGCGGAGAGCCGACCCTGCGTCCTGATTTTCTGGATATCTGCGCTTACGCTGCGGAGAGGGGCCTCTCACTACAGGTTGCCACTAATGCTACCCGTATCAACAGGAATGCAGCCTCTGCCCTGGCTGAGTTCAGGGTTATGGCCCAGGTCAGCCTCGATGCAGCCACTCCCAGCATCCATGATGATTTCCGGCAGTCACCCGGCGCCTGGAAAAGATGCGTCCGAGGCGTCCGTCATCTACTGGCAGCCGGCATTGAGGTAACTCTGGCAGCCACGGTGACAACGCAAAACATAGAGAATATTCCAAACCTTTACAATTTTGCTGCGGAGCTGGGGGTTGCTACTTTTCGTATCCTGCCCTTCGTTCCCGGCGGACGAGGTTTACAGTCACGGCAGCTTGAAGTATCACCGGAACAAATGCGGAGGCTGACCCTTTTATTGAACCGGCTCCGGGAAGAAAAGAAGCTAACCATTGCTCCGATGGAATTCGAATGCACCCTCTCACCACCACCTCCGGCCCCGAACTCTGATGAACTGCACATTGGCTGTGACGGAGCAATATCCTACTGCACAATTAATTCCTCCGGAGACGTCTTGCCCTGCAACTTCTTCACCGGAGTGGAAGCTGATAACGTGAAAAATCATAGCTTCGAATGGATATGGAGGAACTCGATTTTTCTCAACTATTTCCGCAGTCTCGTTACCGGTGATATAGAAGGATATTGCCAGAGTTGCGAATGGCTGGGATCATGCCGGGGCAGCTGTCTTGCCGCCAACTTTACCCGCGGAAATATCTTCCAGTCAAACTGCCACTGCTGGTTAGTTAATGGACAACCGGAACCGGTGGCACCATCCGGCGAAAGCTTCTCTCTTTCCCGTACTCCAATGCGGTGA
- a CDS encoding DUF4332 domain-containing protein, translating to MPGPSRDQQHAFDSLKKIDANAEISWDERSGTPARLRGNLTPPRDGEPESIAREFVSANSRLFAIRAPETELRLKDIVTDRQGNRHIRYQQMYRDMPVFGGELVVHLSADNIIKGTNGRFIPGIDLPAIRRLSAEEARRRALNHAPDNAEIPGAAPLLLVLVHEGKTYQCWHLTVSGTDKGLDGREIPAEWAYFIDASSGEVVWRYNNLPTHTRTTGTGSGRYTGSVTLNTVHNHAANKYELEDQWVPTGARVRTHDCNGGYPPAALSADNNNNWSAADQGADADCHYYSRIVFDYYLMVHGRDSYDDAGADMEIYANVGNNWNNASWSPSQQLVKIGNGDGVTYGPFCTLDMVAHEWTHAVTEHTAGLIYSGESGALNESMSDVFAALIDGDWLHGEDNWLLASAPAGRNMADPTNGGQYDPADPITSVLAGHQPDHMDDKYTGLQDNGGVHINSGITNKAAYLIAVGGTHRGITMCEALGNEVLGRLYYQALTAHLTASSDFADMRDAVLDSLDDLYAGDPRYGRWRATIINAFAAVGIGTAIGCPLICWIAPGITFCPPAPTICLVSPSLMCPPGPAIIKCPPSPTLFCPPAPQFLCPPGPRGCLPGPDPGPFIPKIVERPPEIKPEIRRMDIQKVSGIGKERATILRSLGISTVDKFVEATKTDQSLRELAKNSGISATNLRNWRTKARLLSGPQ from the coding sequence ATGCCAGGACCAAGTAGAGACCAGCAACATGCCTTCGATAGTCTGAAGAAGATTGATGCCAATGCGGAAATCTCCTGGGATGAGCGCTCAGGAACTCCCGCCAGATTGCGGGGCAACCTGACCCCACCCCGTGATGGAGAACCTGAAAGCATAGCCCGCGAGTTTGTTTCAGCGAACAGCCGCCTGTTCGCGATAAGAGCGCCTGAAACAGAATTAAGGCTGAAAGACATCGTCACCGACAGGCAGGGTAACCGCCATATCCGCTATCAGCAGATGTACCGTGATATGCCGGTGTTTGGCGGTGAACTGGTGGTTCACCTGAGCGCTGATAATATCATTAAAGGCACGAACGGCCGTTTTATCCCTGGCATTGATTTACCGGCGATACGCCGTCTTTCCGCTGAAGAAGCCAGGAGGAGAGCCCTCAACCATGCCCCTGACAACGCGGAAATTCCGGGCGCTGCGCCGCTGCTCCTGGTGCTTGTACATGAAGGCAAGACCTACCAGTGCTGGCATCTAACTGTCTCCGGTACTGATAAGGGCCTGGATGGGAGAGAAATCCCCGCGGAATGGGCGTATTTCATTGACGCCTCATCGGGGGAGGTTGTCTGGCGCTATAATAACCTGCCTACGCACACCCGCACCACCGGTACGGGTAGCGGCAGGTACACCGGAAGCGTGACGCTAAATACGGTACACAACCATGCCGCAAACAAGTATGAGCTTGAAGACCAGTGGGTACCCACCGGCGCCCGCGTCCGAACCCATGATTGCAATGGCGGGTATCCTCCGGCGGCTTTATCCGCTGACAACAATAACAACTGGTCCGCTGCCGACCAGGGTGCGGACGCCGATTGTCATTATTACTCGCGCATTGTATTCGATTACTATCTGATGGTACACGGGCGGGACAGCTATGACGATGCCGGCGCTGATATGGAAATCTACGCCAATGTCGGCAACAACTGGAACAACGCTTCCTGGTCTCCCAGTCAGCAACTGGTTAAGATAGGCAATGGGGACGGGGTCACCTACGGTCCTTTCTGTACGCTGGATATGGTCGCCCATGAATGGACTCACGCCGTGACCGAGCATACAGCGGGGCTGATTTATTCGGGAGAATCAGGCGCTCTCAATGAATCAATGTCTGACGTCTTCGCTGCCTTGATTGACGGGGACTGGCTCCATGGGGAGGATAACTGGCTACTGGCTTCCGCACCCGCCGGACGCAACATGGCAGACCCGACCAACGGCGGTCAATATGACCCGGCTGACCCGATAACCAGTGTCCTGGCCGGGCATCAGCCTGACCATATGGATGATAAGTATACCGGCCTCCAGGATAATGGCGGGGTTCATATCAACAGCGGAATAACTAACAAGGCCGCCTATCTCATTGCTGTCGGTGGTACGCACCGCGGTATCACAATGTGTGAGGCGCTGGGTAACGAAGTCCTCGGACGACTTTACTATCAAGCCTTAACCGCCCATCTGACGGCTAGCTCCGATTTTGCCGATATGCGTGATGCGGTGCTCGATTCGCTGGATGATCTCTACGCAGGAGACCCCCGGTACGGGCGGTGGCGGGCGACAATCATCAATGCCTTCGCCGCTGTTGGTATCGGTACGGCAATCGGCTGTCCGCTCATCTGCTGGATTGCCCCGGGAATCACTTTCTGTCCACCAGCACCAACCATATGCCTGGTGTCCCCGTCCCTGATGTGTCCGCCGGGTCCCGCCATCATTAAATGCCCTCCTTCCCCCACTTTGTTCTGTCCGCCCGCCCCGCAGTTCTTGTGCCCGCCGGGTCCCAGAGGATGTCTGCCCGGACCTGATCCGGGACCGTTCATTCCGAAAATAGTCGAGCGCCCACCGGAAATCAAACCAGAAATAAGAAGGATGGATATTCAGAAGGTATCCGGTATCGGCAAGGAACGGGCCACCATTCTCCGAAGCCTGGGCATCTCCACGGTGGATAAATTCGTTGAAGCCACAAAGACTGACCAATCTCTGAGAGAGTTGGCCAAAAATAGCGGGATTTCAGCAACAAATCTCCGCAATTGGAGGACAAAGGCCAGGCTCCTTTCCGGGCCACAATAA